The Deltaproteobacteria bacterium sequence GAGAGCCGGCTGCGCTACACCGACACCCTGATGCGGTTCCTGGGGGCGGCGCTGTTCGCCGTCGTCGCGTGGCAGGCCATGGGGCAGGGGTTCGACGCCGTGGAGTACGGCGAGGCCAGCAACCTCGTGGAGATCCCCCACTATCCGTTCGTGTTCCTGATGAGCGTCGGCTGGCTTCTGTTCGCCCTGGTGCTGCTGCTCCAGGCCGCCGCCGGCATCTTCCGGGCTCCCCAGACTCCCCAAGAGAAGGCTGAATGAGTCCCACCGCCGCGGGTCTTGTGGGATTGGCGGGTCTGTTCGTGCTCCTGGCGCTCAGGATGCCCGTGGGCATCGCCATGATGCTCGTGGGCGTGCTGGGGTTCGGCGTCCTCAACGGCTGGGGGCCGGCCCTGGCCGTGCTCGGCAGCGAGCCCTTCGTCATCGCCACCAACTACGAGCTCATCGTCATCCCGCTGTTCGTGCTGATGGGGAACTTCGCCACGGTTTCCGGCATGAGCCGCGACCTCTACGCCGCGGCCTACGCCTGGTTCGGGCACTGGCGCGGCGGGCTGGCGTCCGCCACCATCGCCGCCTGCGCCGGGTTCGCCGCCCTCTCGGGCTCTTCGGTGGCCGCGGCCGTGACCATGGGCAAGGTGGCGCTGCCCGAGATGCGCGCCTACCGCTATGATTCGCGCCTTTCCACCGGCGCCATCGCGGCTGGCGGCACCCTGGGCATTCTCATCCCGCCCAGCACGGGCTTCGTGATCTACGCCATCCTCACCGAGGAGTCCATCGGCCGCCTGTTCCTGGCCGGGTTCTTCCCGGGACTGCTGCTCACCGCGCTGTTCATCCTGTCGATCTTCATCCAGACCCGCATCAACCCGGACCTTGGGCCGCCCGGGCCGGCCTCCACCGTCATGGACCGCATCCGCGCTTTCCGCCAGGCCAGCGCCATGATCGGCGTGGTGGTGGTCACCATCGGCGGCATCTACGCCGGCCTGTTCACCCCCACCGAGGCCGCCGGCGTGGGCGCCTTCCTGGCGGCCCTGCTGGCGCTGGCGCGGGGCCGCCTGACGGTGTCTTCGTTGTCGTCCCTGGCGCTGGAGAGCGTCCGCACCACCGCCCTGGTGTTCCTCATCCTGGTGGGCGCCCACATCTTCAACCCGTTCCTGGCGCTCACCCACATCCCCTCGGATCTCGCCGAGCTCCTGGTGGGCATGGAGCTGCCGCGGGTCGCCGTCCTCGCCATCCTGCTGGCCGCCTACATTGTGCTGGGCATGTTCCTGGAGGGCTTCGCCATGCTGGTGCTCACCCTCCCCATCGTCCACCCCATCATCCTCACCCTGGGCTACGACCCCATCTGGTTCGGCGTGGTCATGGTCATCGTCCTGGAGATGGGCCTCATCAGCCCGCCCGTGGGCGTCAACGTCTTCGTGGTCAAGGGCATCGCCGAAGACGTCCCCATGAGCCGGATCTTCGCCGGCATCTTTCCCTTCTGGATCGCCATGGCCGTCTGCCTCGCCATCCTGGTGGCCTTCCCGGAGATCGCGCTGTTCCTGCCGAATACGATGATTCAGTGAGGAATGGAAGGCGGACGAACTGCGGCGGGCCTTCGAAGCTGGCGAAGATGCTGAAAGCCGGCTGGCTGTGTTGCTGCAATCCGAGGAGGGTGACGGGGTTGATGTCGAGGCGTTCTGGGAACGGGTGGCGACCAACCTTGCCGCCCGCCGGCTCCGGTTGTTGTTCGTTGCCGACTGGATTCCCGACGAGTTGGCTCGGGTGGTGGAGTTTCTGAACGAGCAGATGCCGGACGTTGAGGTGCTGGCGGTGGAGATCAAACAGTTCCGGGGTGCGTCGCATACCACACTGGTGCCTCAGGTCATTGGACGCACCGTCGCGAAGCTGGGCGTTCGGCCGCGCGGTAGCAGGATACGTGCACTCGACGAATTCTATGGCCGTTTTGTAGACAGCTCCGTCGCCCGGCGTCTCATAACCGCCGCCGAGAATGCCGGTGCCGAAATCTACTTGGGGGTACAGGGTGTCTCGGTTCGAATAGCCTGTTCGTTCCAGGCGTCTCCGATCAGCGTGGCTTGGTTTTACCCCTCAGCGCAGATCTGGTGGGCGGGCACTAAAGGGTTCACTTTCGGCACCACCAACTGGGTCAACTTTCCTGCAGAAGCCCGATCTATTGTTGATGAAATGCACGGTTGGTTTGAGTCGCAAACCTTTGCCGAGAAGATAGGCGGCACATCGCAAAACTCGATAACGGGATGGGCGATTGACCCGGCGGTCGCCGCGCAGCATGTTGATGTACTGGCCGAGAGGCTTGCGACCACGATTTCCGGGTTACGACAGTGTTAGCGCTCGGTGCGGGCTCGCTCAATCATTTGTCGTCATTCCGGGCTCGACCAGGGATCGGCAAGCGGGGTGTGTGGCGGATGCGCCTGACCGGCGCGGCCTACCTCACGATTCCTTCCGGCGGGATCGGGTCATCATCCCCGTCCGAAGCCATATGCGCGGCCAGCGCACCGTCGGGCGTCCTCGCCTCCACGATTGCCACCGGTTCGTATCCCGACTCTTGCAGTCGCTTGAGCCGTAGCTCGTTTCCCTTCGCGCCCATCATGACGGAAATGAGCAACTCACCGAGCAGCCAAGCCTCCGGGATCGAGCTCGCAAGGATCCCGAACAGGAACACGAATCCCGAACAGGAACACGATCACGCCAATCAGCCATAGCTTCTTCACGAACGCCCAGATCCAGGTGAAGAAGAAGGCCGGCCAGCTCCAGCCGTTCTTGACGACTTCATAGCCCGAAGTTGCGTGTCGGAGGATGGAAAACTTCTTCATTCAAAAGACCTCCATGTCTTGTTGGGACGTAGTCCTTGATGACGAACAGGTCAAGCCGTTTCGACTGCGGGAAGGTAGGATCTCGTGAGCAACTCGCTTCGATGAAGGTCCTGGAGAAGCATGCCTGGGGTCGGGTATGGGGCTGGCGGTGAATGTTTGTTGACAATGTACTCTAATGCTGCTCAAGTTGTGTAAGGTTATGTGTAGGAGTGGTTCATGGCGACAAACTTGGCGATAGATGTGGACCTGTTGGAGAAAGCCCTGAAAGTCGGGGGTGAAAGGACGAAGAAGGCCACCGTCAACAAGGCACTGCAGGAGTTTATCGCGCGGCGAGAACAGGAACGGCTGCTCGAGCTCTTTAGTCAATTCGACTGGGACGACAACTACGACTACAAGCGTGAACGGACGCGTACGTGAGGCTGTTCGTGGACACCAGCGTCTGGTCGCTTGCTCTTCGTCGAAATCGGCCCTCTGAAGAGCCGGAGGTTCAGCGTTTGCGGGATGCACTCGGTGGCGGCGAGGCTGTTCACACCACGGGAATCGTACTGCAGGAACTGTTGCAGGGTTATCAGGGAGCCAGAGCCCGCACGGAGATAATCGAGCGTTTCGCGGCGATTCGCACGATCGAACCGAACCGTGACGACTATATCGCCGCTGCGGAACTGCGCAACGAATGCCGCCGGCACGGTGTCCAGGTCGGTACCATAGACGCGTTGCTTGCTCAGCTTTGCATCCGGCATGATCTAATCATGCTGTCCACGGACCACGACTTCGTCCACGTCTCGGATTGGACACCGCTTCGGCTCTGGCTTCGCTCGTGACCCCGCCGGCCGTCGCGCGTTCTTCCGACGGTCACACATTGAACCGGATGTGCATGACGTCCCCGTCCTGCACCCGGTATTCCTTGCCTTCCAACCGCAGCTTGCCTGCCGTGCGGCAGCCGGATTCGCCCTTGTGTTCGATGTAGTCGTCGTAGGAGATGACCTCGGCGCGGATGAAGCCGCGTTCGATGTCGGAGTGGATCTTGCCGGCGGCGTTGACCGCGGCGGTGTCGCGGGCGATGGTCCAGGCGCGCACCTCCATGGGGCCGGCGGTGAAGAAGCTCATGAGGTGGAGGTGGTCGTAGGCGTAGCGGATGAAACGGTCGCGGGCGGTTTCGGAGAGTCCCAGTTCGGACAGGAAGTCGGCGCGCTCGTCCGGGTCGAGCTGGGCGATCTCCATCTCGAGCTTGCCGCACACCGGCACCACGGTGAGGTTTTCGGCCTCGGCGTATCCCGCCACGTCGGCGGGCAGGGGCTCCTGCAGGGCGTCCTCGCCGGTGTTGTAGACCACGAGCAGCGGCTTGCCGCTCAGGAAGGCGAAGCCCGACAGCAGGGTCCGTTCCTCGGGCAGGAACTCCAGTCCGCGCAGGGGCCGTTCCTCCTCCAGGATGCCCTGGCAGCGTGTCAGAAGGTCCAGCTCGCGCCGGTGGTCCTTGTTGGCCTCCTTGCGGATGCGCTCCAGGCGCTTCTCGATGACCGACAGGTCCGCGAGAATCAGCTCCACCTGAAAGGCGTTGAGGTCCCGCACGGGCGCCGGCGGCTCGTTGGCCAACGGGTCCTCGAAGGCCCGCACCACCTGCGCCAGGGCGTCCACTTCCCGGAGCTGCGCCAGGGACTGGTTTTCGAGGGCGGCCTTGCGCTCCTGCGACGGCGGAAAGTCCAGGAAGGTGACTTCCGCGTATTTCTTGTCCTTGGGATGGACGATCTCGCTCAGCGCGTCCACGCGCGGGTCCGGCACCTTGACCACGGCCATGGCCGCCTCGTGGCGCGTCTCGAAGCCCCCCACCTCGGTGCTGAGGCCCGTGAGGGCGTTGTAAAGGGTGGTCTTGCCTGC is a genomic window containing:
- a CDS encoding TRAP transporter large permease, which produces MSPTAAGLVGLAGLFVLLALRMPVGIAMMLVGVLGFGVLNGWGPALAVLGSEPFVIATNYELIVIPLFVLMGNFATVSGMSRDLYAAAYAWFGHWRGGLASATIAACAGFAALSGSSVAAAVTMGKVALPEMRAYRYDSRLSTGAIAAGGTLGILIPPSTGFVIYAILTEESIGRLFLAGFFPGLLLTALFILSIFIQTRINPDLGPPGPASTVMDRIRAFRQASAMIGVVVVTIGGIYAGLFTPTEAAGVGAFLAALLALARGRLTVSSLSSLALESVRTTALVFLILVGAHIFNPFLALTHIPSDLAELLVGMELPRVAVLAILLAAYIVLGMFLEGFAMLVLTLPIVHPIILTLGYDPIWFGVVMVIVLEMGLISPPVGVNVFVVKGIAEDVPMSRIFAGIFPFWIAMAVCLAILVAFPEIALFLPNTMIQ
- a CDS encoding DUF2628 domain-containing protein, whose amino-acid sequence is MKKFSILRHATSGYEVVKNGWSWPAFFFTWIWAFVKKLWLIGVIVFLFGIRVPVRDPCELDPGGLAAR
- a CDS encoding type II toxin-antitoxin system VapB family antitoxin, giving the protein MATNLAIDVDLLEKALKVGGERTKKATVNKALQEFIARREQERLLELFSQFDWDDNYDYKRERTRT
- a CDS encoding PIN domain-containing protein, producing the protein MDTSVWSLALRRNRPSEEPEVQRLRDALGGGEAVHTTGIVLQELLQGYQGARARTEIIERFAAIRTIEPNRDDYIAAAELRNECRRHGVQVGTIDALLAQLCIRHDLIMLSTDHDFVHVSDWTPLRLWLRS
- a CDS encoding DUF933 domain-containing protein, whose protein sequence is MKVGLTGFSRAGKTTLYNALTGLSTEVGGFETRHEAAMAVVKVPDPRVDALSEIVHPKDKKYAEVTFLDFPPSQERKAALENQSLAQLREVDALAQVVRAFEDPLANEPPAPVRDLNAFQVELILADLSVIEKRLERIRKEANKDHRRELDLLTRCQGILEEERPLRGLEFLPEERTLLSGFAFLSGKPLLVVYNTGEDALQEPLPADVAGYAEAENLTVVPVCGKLEMEIAQLDPDERADFLSELGLSETARDRFIRYAYDHLHLMSFFTAGPMEVRAWTIARDTAAVNAAGKIHSDIERGFIRAEVISYDDYIEHKGESGCRTAGKLRLEGKEYRVQDGDVMHIRFNV